One window from the genome of Fulvivirga lutea encodes:
- a CDS encoding response regulator transcription factor: protein MSKKLKIALVDDHSLIRDGIKSLLMGSEKFDITILEASNGKSALKLISTEKPDIAVLDISLPDINGMQIAEEILTTQEGVKVIMLSMYSDYEYVSHCIEIGVNGYVLKGEGHEILDAIEALSNDTQYYSSGVRDLIVSQYTAKVRKKSPEEEKIVLTNREKEVIKHVVDGLTSNEIADILFISARTVDTHRSNIMKKLKVKNSIALINKIKDLALLD from the coding sequence ATGAGCAAGAAATTGAAAATTGCACTTGTAGATGATCACTCACTCATTAGAGATGGCATAAAATCTCTTTTAATGGGTTCAGAAAAGTTCGACATTACTATTCTGGAGGCATCAAACGGAAAATCAGCTCTGAAACTAATCTCTACTGAAAAGCCGGATATTGCAGTATTGGATATTTCTTTACCTGACATCAACGGAATGCAAATCGCAGAGGAAATATTAACTACGCAAGAAGGTGTAAAAGTAATCATGCTGTCGATGTACTCAGATTATGAGTATGTGTCGCACTGTATAGAGATTGGTGTAAATGGGTATGTGCTAAAAGGAGAGGGTCATGAAATACTCGATGCAATAGAAGCTCTATCAAATGACACTCAATATTACAGTTCAGGGGTTCGAGATTTAATAGTATCTCAGTATACGGCTAAAGTGAGAAAAAAGAGTCCGGAGGAAGAAAAAATAGTGCTCACTAACAGAGAGAAAGAAGTAATTAAGCATGTTGTAGACGGGCTAACCAGCAATGAAATAGCGGATATATTATTTATAAGTGCCCGAACGGTTGATACCCACAGAAGCAATATTATGAAAAAGCTAAAAGTGAAAAACTCCATCGCCTTAATCAACAAGATCAAAGATTTAGCATTGTTAGACTAG
- a CDS encoding response regulator — protein sequence MGKFKILIVEDAQLIAVHLQKILQNANYEVIGRAANYEEAIAICKKSTPDLALMDIMIDGDKDGIETAIELKEKYNLPIIYLTALTDGSTIERAKKTNPYGYIMKPFQEEQVVTFLEMAIHKYTVENKLRESEEKFKAAVGSISDALLFVEEDFTVSYLNKAAEAISGQSLTEVEGKPLVDVFKFSDFETGNEIPNIWKWFNVKDNEQEFKSLYLTQPNGKKVPIGDGTINAVFDEKKKLKGVVLTFKNITKRLENESMEKQLEKTKLAAIIEGQEMERARISREIHDGLGQTLNAIKLNISTFFNGADKERAIKDLQNLIGEAILETGRISENLLPSKLKDFDISTCLLSLSNQKYGDLSVSFESTEVKHDRIGINKKINLYRITQEAISNAAKHANAKNLNIQLRSSAKSVILTIEDDGVGFDVSTRNNKVLEGHHGLQNIEDRVNIMDGVFEIDSKNKLGTVLIIEVPYDKKLAVA from the coding sequence ATGGGAAAGTTTAAAATATTAATTGTAGAAGATGCGCAGCTAATAGCGGTTCACCTTCAAAAAATCTTACAAAATGCCAACTATGAAGTCATAGGAAGGGCTGCCAACTATGAGGAGGCAATTGCAATATGTAAAAAGTCCACACCCGATCTGGCATTAATGGATATAATGATCGATGGCGATAAGGACGGTATTGAAACAGCCATTGAACTTAAAGAAAAGTATAACCTTCCCATTATCTACTTAACTGCGTTAACGGATGGTAGTACCATTGAAAGGGCAAAAAAAACCAATCCCTATGGCTATATTATGAAGCCCTTTCAGGAAGAACAAGTGGTTACTTTTCTGGAAATGGCCATTCATAAATATACCGTTGAGAATAAGTTAAGAGAAAGCGAAGAGAAATTTAAAGCAGCCGTTGGGTCCATTAGCGATGCCTTACTTTTTGTAGAAGAAGATTTTACTGTTAGCTACTTAAATAAAGCAGCCGAAGCCATTTCAGGTCAATCGTTAACTGAAGTAGAAGGCAAACCGCTGGTTGATGTATTTAAGTTTTCTGATTTTGAGACAGGCAATGAGATACCCAATATTTGGAAATGGTTTAATGTAAAAGATAATGAGCAAGAGTTTAAATCGCTCTACCTTACTCAACCAAATGGTAAAAAGGTGCCTATTGGAGACGGTACCATTAATGCGGTTTTTGATGAAAAAAAGAAATTAAAAGGTGTTGTATTAACCTTCAAGAATATCACGAAAAGGCTTGAAAATGAGTCGATGGAGAAACAACTTGAAAAAACAAAACTCGCTGCAATTATAGAAGGTCAGGAAATGGAAAGAGCACGTATTTCCCGGGAAATTCACGATGGTTTAGGGCAAACATTAAATGCAATAAAATTGAATATAAGCACATTTTTTAATGGAGCTGATAAAGAAAGAGCCATTAAAGATTTACAAAATTTAATAGGTGAAGCTATTTTAGAGACTGGGCGTATTTCTGAAAACCTTCTGCCATCAAAATTAAAAGATTTCGATATATCAACTTGTTTACTCTCACTTTCTAATCAAAAATATGGTGATTTAAGTGTGTCATTTGAATCAACAGAAGTAAAGCACGATAGAATAGGCATAAATAAAAAGATTAACCTATATAGAATTACCCAGGAGGCTATATCCAATGCGGCCAAGCATGCTAATGCTAAAAACCTGAACATACAATTAAGAAGTAGTGCCAAATCTGTTATACTCACCATTGAAGATGACGGTGTTGGCTTTGATGTTTCCACTCGAAATAACAAAGTACTGGAAGGCCATCACGGTTTGCAAAATATTGAAGACCGTGTTAATATTATGGACGGTGTGTTTGAAATAGACTCAAAAAACAAATTAGGAACTGTTCTTATAATAGAAGTACCGTACGATAAAAAACTAGCAGTAGCATGA
- a CDS encoding PAS domain S-box protein: MANLAAHNHLVKYKSLLENIIDKNDAILVMDDSERLLFISKSAQKVLNQYTIDIPEVGGQVNFEALKKTIDSRYVCDENKISVDDAKLSIVRIKPLNDLKAFDLYKSVADQSRDAIVITDANLSNGGPRIEYVNQAYLDLTGYELKEVLGKSPKIMQGPKTERKVLDRLKENLENNEPFFGQTYNYRKDGSEFINEWKITPIVSAEGQVIKYLATIRDVTERELAKDKLQRNELRLSSIIESSERSLLMYDTEFIIRSFNKKFAERYYLEQKLKVIEGKTLDTFLDEEQLHFIKQNTERAFKGKIVQVEAINTLFKDDQYYDFSFNPIKGNNGIVGFILTFRNIDKEKRAALSIEINERKYRTIVDSLGEGIVLQNKRGEIIEFNNSALTILGLTSDQLLGRNSYDPKWRAIDTEGNDFPGGEHPISKSLSEGVSIDRFIMGIHKPAGQLTWLSVNSRPITNEKGEVIQAVASVNDITEEYHLKLESEASSKRFQALFQNNPMPMLVVEHQFERKIHDANEAMIKKYGFSRNEVLELSLDDLVEDKTASVQYTNALNLAKNKASTFQLHRTKKSGNLIVEVISHELNFHDRKYSLYILNDKTAELLYELELSESNKRYKHLFDKNPNSLFVVSKKEGQIKKVNEGARHYYGYDQSEMQAKRFIDLFSKDSINKINTIKDLDTVDTSTDFIHSTKSKSDFYVNLSISDIIDEGEECYLIQVRDITKRKLAENKLKHTETQLASLVKNNPVSVWSTDNAGKITFCIGSLFESVGIESDELIGQEITTGKGLIKFSEAEINKVKQGNEIEGIFHFDGHYIKSCISPLLGNNGETLGLIGVSTDVTKMMLTHQQLEKTGKLLEMTQELGRIGGWRLLLKEGVLEWSSMTKKIHGESEEFKPNVKNAIHYYSKDDRPVIENAVNNLIEKGVPYDLELRLKPKKNNPIWVRTQGRRRTENGEPVEIYGTIQDITESKLARQKQDEFARIYGLSSELASVTTFDGKFEYLNPAWEKTLGYSLRHLTNNPFFDFIHPDDIEHTNKEFKKLLSGKLETLTNFRNRYRTSKGAYRWFTWSSTVDLKRRRIYSVAIDITEQVNLENELVRKERFFRKLVIKGFGSSIILNKTGVVTYVGGSGINTFGHSSDTLYGKKLTSIIHTSDLKKFREDLELSAQHESQNVRDQVRVMNAKGDVKWAEINITNELNDPDVKGLVVNLHDITETVEAHSRTVQSEHRYKMLVDKSPMPIVIHSEGIIRFVNDAAARTMEGKPEHLIGKKVQKFVADKLKKEVSDRIDSLYKQKTNHTGVQNSIFKTLKGREIYVELLGSSINYEGKNAVQLMFLDVSDKVEAAIAIRESEQRYRNLVNNSPMPILIVVNDKIVFLNYSAANSLGGDVLEFINQPLENVIANKGNSNVVHELKKYHKKSVLPSELIELTFKRKNNTLLYAEVLAASTEYMGEPAVQIMYLDITEKKQLLTEQLKLKGIVTESFEEIYIFNSKTLKFTFANNSALKHTGYSFQEITKMNPYDLRPDYDSNNRLKLLLKEAREKLKPIEFNGFNKRKDNSVYRVAVRLQFLKVGEEEVYVSTVNDITEQHKLELRRDLINNINEAIVRRDVTKDILTDLIGMIAESLDFDLGEIWRIEEDKYIRQAYSKTYLNEIKKIIEVNKSIEFKIGEGVVGGCYEKQEVIWLTKFEKGKVKMHKLHVNLGIKTVVAFPLIVDEESLGVAKLYSTKHLPYDEDTAELLMTLGTQLAQFKKRKNVEIQLLKSLEEKEGLLQEIHHRVKNNLQTVSSLLYLRSSSIEDAEVKRFFTESQNRIKAITFTHERLLRAKSYTELDIKYYLDDLIDNIYQTHISGVRIIELQKDIESHILPTDVVMNCGLIINELLTNAFDHAFKPDENGTIKVSLKQKGEKLQLIVHDSGVGFDYANKYDDSVGVQLVHLFTDQLKGSFKVKTTNGTKVEITFSHGKV; encoded by the coding sequence GTGGCAAATTTGGCAGCACATAATCACTTAGTAAAGTACAAAAGTCTATTAGAAAATATCATTGATAAGAATGATGCTATTCTTGTTATGGATGATTCAGAACGGCTACTTTTCATAAGCAAATCAGCACAGAAAGTACTAAATCAGTATACAATAGATATTCCGGAAGTAGGCGGCCAGGTAAATTTTGAAGCGTTAAAAAAAACTATTGATAGCAGGTATGTATGTGATGAGAATAAAATCTCTGTTGATGATGCTAAACTTTCTATTGTAAGGATTAAGCCATTAAATGATTTAAAAGCTTTTGACCTTTATAAGTCGGTGGCAGACCAATCTAGAGATGCGATAGTAATAACTGATGCAAACCTTTCGAATGGAGGCCCTCGAATTGAATATGTGAATCAGGCCTATTTAGATTTAACAGGTTATGAACTAAAAGAAGTATTGGGCAAATCACCCAAAATAATGCAAGGCCCTAAAACTGAACGGAAGGTTTTAGATAGGTTAAAGGAAAACTTAGAAAATAACGAGCCATTTTTTGGCCAAACCTATAATTACCGAAAAGACGGTTCTGAATTTATTAATGAGTGGAAAATTACTCCTATTGTTTCTGCTGAGGGTCAGGTAATTAAGTATTTGGCCACCATTAGGGATGTAACAGAAAGGGAACTAGCGAAAGATAAACTCCAAAGAAATGAACTAAGACTTTCATCCATTATAGAAAGCAGCGAACGCTCATTACTTATGTATGATACAGAATTTATTATTCGCTCATTCAACAAGAAGTTCGCAGAGAGATACTATTTGGAGCAAAAGCTGAAAGTGATAGAAGGCAAAACGCTTGATACATTTTTAGATGAAGAACAACTGCATTTTATCAAACAGAATACAGAACGTGCTTTTAAAGGGAAAATAGTTCAGGTTGAAGCGATTAATACTTTATTTAAAGATGATCAATACTACGATTTCAGCTTTAACCCTATAAAAGGAAACAATGGCATTGTGGGGTTTATACTCACCTTCAGAAATATTGATAAAGAAAAGCGAGCAGCACTTAGCATAGAAATAAATGAAAGAAAGTATCGCACTATAGTTGATTCACTTGGTGAGGGAATAGTACTACAAAATAAAAGAGGTGAAATCATAGAATTTAATAATTCCGCTCTTACTATTTTGGGTTTAACGAGTGATCAGCTACTAGGAAGAAACTCGTATGACCCAAAATGGCGAGCGATAGATACTGAGGGGAATGATTTTCCAGGTGGAGAGCACCCAATATCTAAATCGTTGAGCGAAGGTGTTTCTATTGATAGATTCATTATGGGTATTCATAAGCCAGCTGGTCAATTGACTTGGCTTTCTGTTAATAGCAGACCCATTACAAATGAAAAGGGAGAGGTAATTCAAGCTGTGGCATCCGTTAATGATATAACAGAGGAATATCACTTAAAGCTTGAGAGTGAAGCATCTAGTAAAAGATTTCAAGCACTATTTCAGAATAACCCGATGCCTATGCTTGTGGTTGAGCATCAGTTTGAAAGGAAGATTCATGATGCTAACGAGGCAATGATTAAGAAATATGGATTTTCTAGAAATGAAGTGCTGGAACTAAGTCTTGATGATCTGGTAGAAGATAAAACTGCTTCTGTTCAATATACTAATGCCTTGAATTTGGCAAAAAATAAGGCCTCTACTTTTCAATTGCATAGAACAAAGAAATCCGGTAACCTGATAGTAGAGGTTATTAGCCATGAATTGAATTTTCATGATAGAAAGTATAGCCTTTATATTCTCAACGATAAAACAGCTGAACTTCTCTATGAGTTGGAACTTAGTGAGTCTAACAAGCGCTATAAGCATCTTTTTGATAAAAATCCGAATTCGCTTTTTGTAGTTTCTAAAAAGGAGGGTCAAATCAAAAAAGTAAATGAAGGAGCAAGACACTATTATGGTTATGATCAGAGTGAAATGCAGGCAAAGCGCTTTATCGACCTTTTTTCGAAAGACTCCATAAACAAAATAAATACAATCAAAGATTTAGATACGGTAGATACCTCTACTGATTTCATTCATTCCACTAAAAGTAAAAGTGATTTTTATGTTAACCTTTCCATCTCAGATATTATTGATGAAGGAGAGGAATGTTATTTGATTCAGGTTAGAGATATAACCAAAAGAAAGCTGGCAGAGAATAAACTAAAGCATACTGAAACTCAACTTGCAAGTCTGGTTAAAAACAATCCGGTTTCTGTTTGGTCTACTGATAATGCAGGTAAAATCACTTTTTGTATTGGCTCTTTGTTTGAGTCTGTTGGCATAGAAAGTGATGAATTGATTGGGCAAGAAATTACAACAGGTAAGGGATTAATAAAATTTAGTGAAGCTGAAATCAATAAAGTAAAACAGGGGAATGAAATTGAAGGGATTTTTCACTTTGATGGCCATTATATTAAATCCTGTATATCTCCACTACTAGGTAATAATGGTGAAACACTTGGGTTAATTGGTGTATCTACCGATGTCACAAAAATGATGCTTACGCATCAGCAGCTAGAAAAAACTGGCAAGTTATTAGAAATGACACAAGAACTTGGCAGAATAGGAGGTTGGCGTTTATTGCTTAAAGAAGGTGTGTTAGAATGGTCTTCTATGACCAAGAAAATTCATGGTGAGTCTGAAGAATTTAAGCCAAATGTAAAAAATGCCATTCACTATTACTCTAAAGATGACAGGCCTGTTATTGAGAATGCTGTAAATAACCTCATCGAAAAAGGAGTGCCATATGATCTTGAACTAAGACTAAAACCGAAAAAAAATAATCCAATTTGGGTAAGAACGCAGGGAAGAAGAAGAACAGAAAATGGTGAGCCGGTTGAAATTTATGGTACCATCCAAGATATTACAGAATCTAAACTTGCCAGGCAAAAACAAGATGAGTTTGCAAGAATTTACGGTTTATCATCAGAGCTTGCATCAGTAACAACATTCGATGGTAAATTTGAGTATTTAAATCCTGCATGGGAAAAAACTCTCGGATACAGTCTGAGGCATCTCACTAATAATCCGTTTTTTGATTTCATCCACCCCGATGATATTGAACACACAAACAAAGAATTTAAAAAGCTTCTGTCAGGAAAGTTAGAAACCCTCACTAATTTTAGAAACAGGTATCGCACTAGCAAAGGAGCATACAGATGGTTCACTTGGTCATCTACTGTTGATTTAAAAAGAAGAAGAATTTATTCAGTAGCAATTGACATTACGGAACAAGTGAACTTAGAAAATGAACTAGTAAGGAAAGAAAGGTTTTTTAGGAAGCTCGTAATCAAGGGTTTCGGCTCCAGCATTATACTTAACAAAACCGGAGTTGTAACCTACGTTGGTGGTAGTGGCATCAATACATTCGGCCATAGTTCAGATACCCTTTATGGTAAAAAACTCACCAGTATTATTCATACTTCAGATTTAAAAAAGTTTAGAGAAGATTTAGAATTAAGTGCCCAACATGAATCGCAAAATGTAAGAGATCAGGTTCGAGTAATGAACGCAAAAGGCGATGTAAAGTGGGCTGAAATAAATATAACTAATGAACTAAATGACCCTGACGTGAAAGGGTTGGTAGTAAACCTTCATGACATTACTGAAACGGTGGAAGCACATAGCAGAACTGTGCAAAGCGAACATAGGTACAAAATGTTAGTGGATAAATCCCCAATGCCGATTGTTATACATTCAGAGGGAATTATAAGGTTTGTGAATGATGCTGCAGCAAGAACAATGGAAGGCAAGCCGGAGCACCTTATTGGTAAGAAGGTTCAAAAATTTGTAGCTGATAAGTTAAAGAAAGAAGTATCGGATAGAATTGATTCACTTTATAAACAGAAAACGAACCATACCGGAGTACAAAATTCTATTTTCAAAACACTCAAAGGCAGGGAGATTTATGTGGAGTTGTTAGGTTCTTCTATCAATTATGAAGGTAAAAATGCAGTTCAGCTTATGTTTTTGGATGTTTCTGATAAAGTAGAGGCTGCCATTGCCATAAGAGAAAGTGAGCAACGCTATAGAAATTTGGTAAATAATTCTCCTATGCCAATTCTAATTGTTGTAAATGATAAAATAGTATTTCTTAACTATTCCGCTGCAAACTCTTTAGGAGGTGATGTTTTAGAATTTATCAATCAGCCCTTAGAAAACGTTATTGCCAATAAAGGCAACTCCAACGTGGTTCATGAATTAAAAAAATACCATAAAAAAAGTGTGCTTCCGAGTGAGTTAATTGAATTGACATTTAAACGAAAAAATAATACTCTTCTGTACGCTGAGGTTCTGGCTGCTTCTACTGAATACATGGGTGAACCAGCCGTGCAAATCATGTATTTAGACATCACTGAAAAGAAACAATTGCTCACTGAGCAGTTAAAACTTAAAGGGATAGTCACAGAATCGTTTGAAGAGATTTACATTTTTAATAGTAAAACTTTAAAATTCACATTTGCTAATAATTCGGCACTCAAGCACACCGGCTATTCTTTTCAGGAGATAACAAAAATGAATCCTTATGATTTAAGACCTGATTATGACTCTAATAATAGGCTAAAACTATTATTAAAGGAGGCGCGAGAGAAACTTAAGCCTATTGAATTCAACGGTTTTAATAAACGTAAAGATAATTCAGTGTACAGGGTTGCAGTGAGGCTTCAATTTTTAAAGGTGGGTGAAGAAGAAGTATATGTTAGTACGGTGAATGACATCACTGAACAACATAAGCTGGAACTGAGACGGGATCTAATCAATAATATCAATGAAGCCATAGTAAGAAGGGATGTAACTAAAGATATTTTGACAGACCTAATAGGCATGATCGCTGAGTCATTGGATTTTGATTTAGGCGAGATCTGGAGAATTGAGGAGGACAAGTATATTAGGCAAGCCTATTCCAAAACTTACTTAAATGAGATTAAAAAAATCATCGAAGTTAATAAGTCGATTGAATTCAAAATAGGGGAAGGAGTTGTTGGTGGTTGCTATGAAAAGCAAGAAGTTATTTGGTTGACCAAATTCGAAAAAGGGAAAGTGAAGATGCATAAATTACATGTGAATTTAGGTATTAAAACTGTGGTTGCTTTTCCCCTCATTGTAGACGAAGAATCGCTGGGTGTTGCCAAACTTTATTCTACCAAACATTTGCCGTACGATGAAGATACTGCTGAACTATTGATGACTTTAGGTACTCAGTTGGCACAATTTAAAAAGCGGAAGAATGTAGAAATTCAATTGCTAAAGAGCCTGGAGGAAAAAGAAGGATTGCTTCAGGAAATCCACCATAGAGTTAAGAATAACCTTCAAACAGTTTCAAGTTTATTGTATCTGAGATCTTCTTCTATTGAAGATGCTGAAGTGAAGCGCTTCTTCACAGAGAGTCAGAATAGGATTAAAGCCATCACATTTACTCACGAGCGCCTCTTAAGGGCTAAAAGCTATACAGAACTTGATATCAAATATTACCTGGATGACTTAATTGACAATATATATCAGACACATATAAGTGGTGTTAGAATCATTGAATTACAAAAAGATATTGAGTCTCACATTTTACCCACTGATGTGGTAATGAATTGTGGATTGATAATTAACGAGCTTTTAACGAATGCATTCGATCATGCCTTTAAGCCTGATGAAAATGGCACCATAAAAGTTTCATTAAAGCAGAAGGGTGAAAAGCTTCAGCTTATTGTACATGATAGTGGCGTTGGATTTGATTACGCCAATAAATATGATGATTCAGTTGGCGTTCAGCTTGTACATTTATTTACAGATCAGTTAAAAGGAAGCTTTAAGGTAAAAACCACTAACGGAACAAAAGTAGAAATAACATTTAGCCATGGGAAAGTTTAA